GATGATCCGTTACCCACAATAGAAAATGATGAGATTGATCTGATTGGCGATGCCTGGAAATTAGACAATCAAGCCTATGATGATATCAAGTCATACGATAAATACAGGCATTGAATATCCTCGTTCTACTATGAAATATTCATTAACAATTAAGAACAACACTCAATAAACAAGATTTCGCCGAGTTCTGTTTCCTATGCTATCGTTAAGATAAGCACAAAGGGAATTAAAGAATAAGGATGTTGTCGCTGTATAAATCAGAGAAGACTAATAAGTCGACTAATAAGGCTAAATAAACGAGAACCGAAATGAAACGCTTACTACTCTATTTTAGTTTGCTTCTCATTAACAGCGTAAACGCTGATGTCGGCTTACTCATGTTCGACAACCCAGCGGGTTCTGTCATTGCCTTATCAGATACTCCAGACAATGAAAGCAATAATGTCGAATTTGATAGTGACGATGCTATTGTTTCAACGCTTCATGAACTGACTTCCTCCCCTCAATATCATTATTATTCTGTTCTCGCAGTTCATTTGTCTGAACAGACATCAACGGCATACTCAATAAGAGCACCACCTTCATTGGCCTGAGCTAAACACGCTTTATAAACCTGCATTCGCAGGAAAGATAACAAAAAGCCGTGTAGCTCAATCATCATTCGTTATCAATGTGTATCGCCATTAATGATGGCAATTCGAGTGAGTCCTTTTTTGGAGTATAGTCCAATGAAAAAATTACATTTTTACCATGTATCCAGCGTTGATGAATTAGCCCAACCTCAAGAAACTAATCAGATTACCCTGGATTCACCAGCTCTTACTTTTTTAACTGACTTCAGCGTAACTGAGCCATTAATGATCGACTCAAGCGCATCGGCCATTGAAGCTAAAGAGCTAATGCAAAAAACCCATGTTCGCTTGCAAATGGTCGTTGATGAAAACAATCATTTTGTTGGCATTATCAGCGCTGATGACCTGATCGATCGCAAGCTGGTTATGAAAGTCTCGGAAGGAAACCTGCGTAACGAAATTCCAATCACTGAAATGATGAGAAAGAAAGAATCGTTAATGGCACTGGATATTGAAGAGCTGTCACGTGCCAATATCCGTGACGTGATTAACGCTCTTAGAGATAGCGGTCAGCAACATGCCTTAGTCATCTCAAGAGATAACCACAAAATCAGGGGGATTTTCTCAGCCAGTGATATTTCAAGAAAACTGCACCTACCTATTGATATTCAAAGAAGATCAACCTTCTTCGATGTCTTCATGGCAATCAATAGCAAGCATGTTTCAAACCTGGCAGTAGCTTCTTAAGATCAATAACCCGTAGAGATAACACACAAACAAAAAAGGTGCTCTGGTAAAAATCTGAGCACCTTTTTATTTTTGAAGTTTTATAGAACTACTACTTCACAAAAACCTTAAATTCCCATGCAGGCAGAATCACGCTAGAGTCGGCGGACATAAAAACCTCATCGCCAGAAAAAGCATCCTGATAACGTCCATGATACAGCTTTTCTTCAAATTTCACTTCACGTGCGGTATCGGAAAAGTTAAATACTGCAAATACCTTGTCTTGTTCATTTTCCCGCACAAAGCTGAGCACGCGTTTGGGATTATCATTCGGCACGTGAATCATTCGAGCGCCATATTGTCCATTCCATAACGCAGTATTTTTATGTTTAAGCGCAAACAATGCTTTGTATAAATCCCCAATTGGATGTGCTTTCCACTGAATAGGATCCTTTTCAAAGAACTTGAGACGACGGTCATTACCTGCTTCCTGACCGTTATACATCATGGGTACTCCTTCACCGATAACACTTAACGCGATTACCGTTTCCAGTGCATCACCATAATTCTCAAACATGGTACCTTCCCAAGCATTGGAATCATGATTGGCAACATGAGTCATACGATAAGCTTCTCTGGGAAAAGCACTTTCATTCCATGAATAGTATTTAAATAAAAGAGGCATATCCGCCTCGCCACGCACAATCTTGTGCATATATTCACTCCAGCTCCAGGCATAAGTCATATCGAAGGCGTAGGCGTGCAAGTCACGAGACTCCCACTCAGCCAGCATAAACACAGGTTTCACGCTGTCTAACTCTCGTCTAACCGTATTCCAAAAATCAACAGGAACAAATCCGGCGACATCACAACGGAAACCATCCATCCCCACTTCCTGAACCCAATATTTCATAGCAGCAGTCATATATTCACGAATACCGGGTTGAGAATAATCAAGATTAATGATGTCAGACCAATCCCACCACGGCGTTGGGCGAAAATCACCTTTATAGTCACGCTGATACCACTCCGGGTTTGTCGTGCGTAACTCATTGTCCCATGAAGTATGATTCGCCACCCAATCCAGGATGACTTTCATACCCAATTCATGAGCCTGATTGACAAAGAATTTCAAGTCATCCAGAGAACCAAATTCAGGGTTAACACCATAGTAATCTTTAACAGAGTAAGGACTGC
Above is a window of Paraneptunicella aestuarii DNA encoding:
- a CDS encoding NDNF family FN3 domain-containing protein — its product is MKRLLLYFSLLLINSVNADVGLLMFDNPAGSVIALSDTPDNESNNVEFDSDDAIVSTLHELTSSPQYHYYSVLAVHLSEQTSTAYSIRAPPSLA
- a CDS encoding CBS domain-containing protein; protein product: MKKLHFYHVSSVDELAQPQETNQITLDSPALTFLTDFSVTEPLMIDSSASAIEAKELMQKTHVRLQMVVDENNHFVGIISADDLIDRKLVMKVSEGNLRNEIPITEMMRKKESLMALDIEELSRANIRDVINALRDSGQQHALVISRDNHKIRGIFSASDISRKLHLPIDIQRRSTFFDVFMAINSKHVSNLAVAS
- a CDS encoding alpha-amylase family glycosyl hydrolase, producing MLSRCTVLVFLFMFSLLGCQSTESYSNSKNDQYSPEPYVKVKHPEWSKNAILYQLNTRQFTEEGTFVAAAAQLPRLKELGIDIIWLMPVNPIGELNRKGTLGSPYSVKDYYGVNPEFGSLDDLKFFVNQAHELGMKVILDWVANHTSWDNELRTTNPEWYQRDYKGDFRPTPWWDWSDIINLDYSQPGIREYMTAAMKYWVQEVGMDGFRCDVAGFVPVDFWNTVRRELDSVKPVFMLAEWESRDLHAYAFDMTYAWSWSEYMHKIVRGEADMPLLFKYYSWNESAFPREAYRMTHVANHDSNAWEGTMFENYGDALETVIALSVIGEGVPMMYNGQEAGNDRRLKFFEKDPIQWKAHPIGDLYKALFALKHKNTALWNGQYGARMIHVPNDNPKRVLSFVRENEQDKVFAVFNFSDTAREVKFEEKLYHGRYQDAFSGDEVFMSADSSVILPAWEFKVFVK